GTAGAAGTATTGAGAAGTAGAGAGGACAACAAATTATTAAGAAACAGAAAAGAAATGGACGAAGAGGGTGTAACGTCATAGGTGCTTACCTCCCCAGAAAAGCTGTACTTCCCCTTGAGGATCTGACGGTAGAGGCGCATGCGGTTGTCATCCTCAAAAGGCATGGTTCCACTCAGCAGAATGTAGGAGATGACCCCTAGAGCCCACATATCCACAGCATTGGTGTATGGCTTTCGTACCAGGATCTCTGGGGCAATGTACTCTGGTGTCCCACAAGTAGTCTTCATCAAGCACTCATCACCCTTCTTACGAGTGCTGGCCAGCCCAAAGTCAGTGACCATAATCTTAGAGTCTGCACCGGGATGATAGTAGAGCAGGTTCTCAGGCTTGAGGTCACGGTGGGTGATGCCAAGTGTATGTAGATACTTGACCCCGTCCAGTACCATCTGTAGGACACGTGTAGCATCACGCTCTGTGAAAGAGCCACGGGCGATGATACGGTCAAAAAGCTCTCCCCCTGTAGCCAGTTCCATCACCATGTATACTCGCTCAGCTGTCTCAAACACCTCCATCAGCTGGATAATGTTGGTGTGGCGTACACGCCGCAGGACACACAGCTCTGACTCACATACCTCACGTCCCTCTCTGTAGCGCGTCTCTATCATCTTGATGGCGTAGGGCTGCCGCGTGCTCTTATGCTCCACTCGCACCACCCGGCTGAAGCTACCTCGGCCTATCAGCGCCTTAATGTCATATTTGGCTGTGACCCGTGGGTCAAACTTAGCTCTGTACTTGGCTACCTTGTTTCTGCGTGGGTCAGAGGCCTCTGGTTGGCCTGTATTTGTGGGTGCCTGGGCGGCTGAGAATGCTGCCTGAGGCAGGGGAGAGCCTGTTTTCTCCCCTCTCATTTTACTCCCACTGCCGTCGCCTCGGATAAAATGTTTGTAGATGTCGGTCTGGAGGGGATCCACCTTTTTGACCAGGTCTAGCTGGACATCTCCAGGTGGCTCAGGGAGGACCTTGCTCGTCCTGCACCCCATCACATCACAATCCTGTCCCACTGGGACCAGCAGGACATCCTCATCGCCCACGCAACATCCAAGCACTGAAAAGCATCAAGCCACAGGAGGCAGCCAATGTTCTTGAGGAAATGCTGCAGTGGCCCACTGAACCAATCACTGTAGCAGACCACTCAGAAAACAGACCTCACCACACTGTAGTAGACTGATGAGATGGGGCAATTCTGAAAGAAAGAATAGAGTAAACAATTATACATTTGAAATAAATCATTGTCCAATACCAAGTTcaacagcaaaaaaataaatgtgcaTCCTGAAAGATTAGAGCCATTGACTGATTTGACTAAACATTGCATTTAGGCCTATTTGCTGTGGCAATGTATCACGTTCTACCTAAACTGACAACCGTTGACTACACAAAATAAAATCAATAATTATGTTAATAGAATCAACACTGGGCTGTCTGGTAAACGTTCTAGAATCGGGCCTACCAAGATCacctataaaaaaaaatattttaaaaaatcgcATGTGTTGACATACCGCTAAATAACGGTTCACCCATCCCACCAACCACCCCAGATCCATATCCATTTACGCTTTAGACCTGGATACATCGTATACTGACCTTGTAAACGAGGAAAATAGCGGTATTGGCAACAGCCGCCATGTATCAAATATATAATGTATCCACAAATTACAAAATTATACAATGTTGTCATAAACTGCACAGTGTATAATTTGGTGGATGTAACCAGCAAAATGACTTTTGTCGGCCATGATGATTGTAACAAACCTAAATGCCGATAGTAGCCTAGCATTCCTCTATATCAAGAACTAAAAGTATAGGCCTAAAAGTTGTTTTGAATGTTTATGGTTGGGATTTGAAACAATTTGCCAGATAAAGATAGTGAAGTTCCATGCCATTTATCTTGATCGAATGTTACAGAAAATATATACGTATATGTAAAAATATATGTAACGTTATACCTTGTTTGAGTAGATTTAATCGTATTATATACTCTGAAGCATCAAAACAACGTAAAATCTTACCTTATATCAAAGTTAGCTAATTAGCAAGTTAGCTAGCAACATACGACAGCGGGAGTTACAAGGCAGAAGTCCACAACTTGCCAAAGCCAACCTCCTCCTCACCCCACTCTCAGCTGTTGTCTCAGTTTTTTTGGTTCGGATTTTCCCGAAGTTGAATCCAGATTATAAAACGGCATACTGCTCCCTTATGGCTCTGATAACGTTTCAAGTAAATTGCAACAAGTTGATGGCTTCATTTTGCGCGTAAAGCAACAACACcgtggcaacaaaaaaaaacagatagAAGCGCTCGGTCGTTCGCTTCATAAAACGGTGTTCTTGAGTGGGACCACCTTTTTCCTGCAAACTTCTTTGTTGGAACGACCTCCTCGTCGGCTTGTTTCTACCCCAGAAAATCATCGAGGACGTCGTGAGGTCACTTCCTGGATCCGAAGAAAAGTACGGTACCAACGCATATATTTTGTTCATCTAAAATATTACAAGAACAGCTGTCAAAAGTGGAAAATACATGACACGTTGAAATCGCTCTTGAATTACAGTGTAGGGCAGACCTACCtgaagttattgtcctgctaacaACCTCTGTCATAATTATTTTGAATTATTAGGCTAATCAATTAAGTGTTGATGTGGGTAATTATATGTATTTCAGAATTTTGTTTTCTCTTGATGCTGCAACGTCTATATCAAATGTAGGCTACTTGAAATGTGATCTGGTGTAAAGACCTAAAGCCTAAGCCTCAGAATGTTGCTCTATAAAACCAACATAGGTTAGCTACAATTTTGATTTGGCATATAAATGGCAATTGTAAACTAATAAACGTTACTCTGCTTTTTCATTTTACCATACAGATACACAGGATGGCGCTATATGCATGTGATATAGATTAGACCAGTGGTTGCCAAACTGTGGGGcgcatttttttgtttgttgaagGAACTCAGTCTGGCTTGAAACAAACATACTTTTGAAAAGTGGTGTAAAATGTGTAGAAGTccaggaaataagctttaaacctgcCAAACAAgaagggtgtgaacagtttgtgttaCGAACAgcgcttgtgcccatagaaatagagcGTACCCACGATGTTCCCTTATGCTGGAAGGGGGCCCCGAGTTAAAATGTTTGGTAACTCCTGGATTAGATTTAAGGGAATAATTTCTTGTTCTCATGAATATGTTTGTGTATGATTCATGGTTTTCAGAGTCTTTccagatgtactgtattcattaGAGatggtttttcttattttttcttGTGACTTTGGTAACTACCCCTTTATCTGTTGTATTCCTATGACATTTTGGGGCGGAAATTCACATTTTTCATACTTCACGCTTCTTGCTGAGCTTGTGCTCAGCTGGCTACATAGGTGACTTTTGAATTCGAATGTTCAGATAAACAATTCCAACAAACAGGGCAAGGCAATGAAAAGCCTATGGTTTTTAATAGGGTCAATGAATGTTATGAATTGTGTTGGATTAGTTGTAAATGATTGCCACTGACATGCCTCCAGCCCCTGCAGCGGGGACCTCAACATGACAGCTGCACATATACACAGGCAATGAGCAGAGCAACAGCTCCATCCCCCATTAATACACCCACCCAAGTCCCATCCTGTGACCTAAGAGGTCtgtatcagatgctcaacatgctctgctcacacctactgtaatggtcTGAGCCTAAACCACGCAAAAACACTATGGAACACATATTTTCCTATTTCACCCTGGAAAATACAaagtctgaggtcatctgcctttggactaaagagcaggaacctagACTTCATCAAAtaaattggaaatacagacattgtaaaCCTACAAAAGATATGGTTTGGAGGAGACGgatccactggttgccctctaggttacagagtgctggtagtcccatccaccaaactaccaggtatgaaacagggaagagactcaggggtatgctaatttgatatagagcagacccaacaggaaaacgaccctaaacacagagcaaagacaatgcaggagtggcttcagaacaagtctctgaatgtccttgagtggcccagccagagcccggacttgaacctgatcgaacatctctggaacgacctgaaaatagctgtgcagtcacgctccccatccaacctgacagagcttgaaaggatctgcagagaataatgggagaaactccccgaatacaggtgcaccaagcttgtagcgtcaacctaaggagacttgaggctgtaatcgctgccaaaggttcttcaacaaagtactgagtgaagggtctgaattaTTATGGAAATGTAATACTTGTTATTTGTAATAattttgcaacaatttctaaaaacttgtttttgctttgtcattattgggtattgtgtgtagtttggtGAGGGGGGGAAAAcgatctaaaattgattaaaaataaatgctgtaacttaacaaaatgtgaaaaagtcaaggggtctgaatactttccaaatgcattgtataTCTTTGTATATCCCCCCAAATATAATCCTTTAACGATGAccgcttctccatcctagagggagggatcaaccatttccaggcccagggacaagTACTTGTCTGAGGCGAcataaatgccagaactggacaagaacctgacactctcagcacacagggggacaaactcctggaggtgacagcattatATCCCAAATATGCCaccctagacacaactatgacaaaacCACCAACAAAAGTGGGTTACAACTCCTGCAGCGCTGTACacagtcaatggtaggcttcaagTGGGCTcttacggtaggtacacctacagctcatcccttggcagTAGTACCATAGATTTCTTTAGTCTCTCTGAGcgttcagtcagcccactgacaccccaacagATCACAGACTGCTTGAACAGAACAATACTCAAtcaggcatcaaagccaaaggaaatGCATAATATTATCCAATgttatagatggaaggaaaatagtgtagaaaactacaacaaaaacaattaggcaacaaatTCAATCCTCTTTTGACAACAtcctggacaaaacatttcactgtaatagtgaaggtttTGTAATAGTGAAACTTGTCAGTAGGAAAgcatttgacctctcagcttccctatcaaatctaaacatttcaagcagacaacctaagaaaattaacAGCATTGAAAAATGGTTTAGAGAATGTAAAaccctaagaaagaaattgagaaacctaccCATGTAACGTAGACACTGGGAGTTGAGAAGCAGGTGGTAAGTTTAATATAACAACGAACATGGAATGATACAATGTAGGAGTAGCGTCTAGACATGAACAAACAGAAACAATACTGTCTGGGGAAGGAACCTAAGGAAGTGCCAGAAAAAGGGGAAGTAATGGAGAACAGATGTGCTTGATGAAgtgcaggtgtgcataatgatgaatgccaggtgcgcgtaatgacaattcccaggaccggtggttaggaAACCGGCGACATGAACGCCGGAGGTGaggagcgggagtagacgtgacagtaCGCAAGACGACGCTGGCCAGAGGGACGGCCCTGAGAACGAGGAGTAGGTCAGACTGGGCAGCAAAGATGGAAATCACTGATGATGTTGGGAGCCAGAATGTTGTCCACCGCAACACAACTCCTCTGGGCCgtaccctcccagtccaccacgACGTCGGGAGTCCAGTAGGGCTCTGACTGCATAGGCGGGGGTCCCATCTACGTCAAGGGGGGCCAGATGGGTGTCATGGGGGACTGAATCAGCCAGGGGAACAGGAACCGCCGGCCTGAGAAGGGAGCCATGAAAAGAAGGTGAGATACAGTAATCACTGAGAAGCTGTAACCTAGAAGTCACCTCATTGACCCACCGGAGAACCTCAAACGGCCCCACAAATGGAGTGAGAGGTTCCCGTACGAGAGCTAGATGCGATCCTCAGGATAGAACACTGGAGTCTCACTGTTCTGACGGTGGACAATGCGCAATATTTCTCGGAGAGTGTTTGTATAGTACGGATGATCCCAGGATGTCCAACAACGACagctgtgtgtgcccaggtcaacaGGCACTCCCTTATCACCATGGGAACATAGATGCGTTTAGAAGGACAGGTAGTGGGAGCAGATTCCCTCTTCAGAGTCTGGCAAATGTCAACATCTACATCCCAGACCACAGGGGCTACAACATGAGGGAACAGGAAAACAGGTCCTCCGGCATTCGGGTGACCAAGTCAGTGATCCTCATCCTCGACCACGAGATGGTGGGGTTATGCGTTGGGACCATGGGGGGCAGAGGATGATCTTATGAACTGGTGATGAAGAGGGGATGTTTTCCTGATTACTGGATTCCACAGTGAGGGTgagtgatgtggtgatgtgtgtgatggTTCCGGAGCCTAGTGGCCGATTGTCAAGGGATTGCACCAGCAAACGGAGAGGAGAGCGGGTATGAGGGGATGTTCAGAGAAGCGGCAAGGGTCTGGTCAATAAAGTACCATGCAGCACCTGAATTCACTAGCGCTGTTGAAACAGGACGAGGGACAGTCAGCTAGTGTGATTGACACTGAAAGGCAGAAACTGATGAAGATGGGATACTCACACGTGTCCCAGGCGGTGGAAGATCACGTGACCATCCCTCTGCTCTCGTGGATACCCAGTTGTAACATACTGGACACTGCTGGAGCTGGTGCCCTCCTTGACCACAATAGAGCCCCAGCTGTCTCCATCTGCATCTCTCCGCCATGGGGAGGCGTGTGACCCCTACCTCCATAGGTTCATACTCTGCTACAGATTGttcactgagggagggagagaagtgatgTAGGTACCGACTCTCCCGAAGTAGATTGGAGAGGTTTATTTCATCCGCTGGATGCTGCTACTGTCCGGAAGGTGAGCAGTACTTGGCAGCGGTCTGGTCATCCTGCTGTAGTTGGAGTAGGCGCTCACCCTGCTCTCCGGTGGATGATCAAAAATACTTCTGAACAGAGCTATGAACCCCTCATAGGAAACCAgctactcctcttctctctcccagacAGCCGTAGCCCACGTCAACCCGTCCAGTCAGCAGAGAAATATTCGTGGCAACTTTGGACCCATCAGTGGTGGGATCTCCCATCTGGTGTGCAAAATAGAGGGAGCACTGGAGTGGGAAACCATGGCATTTAGATGCGGATCCATCATATTTATGCGGGAGGGACAAACGGGCATCTCTGACCTGGGCGGACTGCTAAATGGACTAATGTGCTGGCTCGCTGGGTCAACTGGTGGAAGAGTATCCTCCACTAGTGGAAGGCAACGACTCTCGGGCATGTTTGAAACGTTGAAGACTGAAGAACCTCTTCCATGGCCGTCCCCAGTTGAGCCAGCTGGTCGTGGTGTTAACAAAGTAGGTATCCCTGTTTGTCAACAGTCTTCGGCGATGTCTTGATTTCCTGCTGCTTCCATTTGTTGAGGCAGTATTCTGTAAGGTAGACGCTGGGAGTCGAGAAGCTGGTGGTAAGTTTAATATAACAACAAACGATACGTAGGAGTAGTGTCTAGACATGAACAAACAAAAATAATACTGCCTGGGGAACGAACCTAAGGGAGtgccagataaaggggaggtaatgagtGAGGTAATGGAGAACAGGTGTGCTTGATGATGAaagccaggtgtgcgtaatgattaTCAAACTACTTCTGGGAAAATCAGAAcgcactaaacaaacaacaacacaaagagttatctatccaaaacagacatatatggataaaccacttctccaatatgtttggctctataacaaagaattaACAGCAAACAACATATACATGATGAAATACACATTTTAGAATCAACTactaaagactaccagaacccacagGATTCTttaattacattgaatgaactacaggacaaaatacaaaccctccaataCAAAagggcctgtggtgtcgatggtatctgaaatgaaattataaaatatacagataACAAATTCCAAATttctatacttaaactctttaacatcatcctcagctctggcatcttcccaaaCATTTGGAACCATGGACTGACCACCCAATCCAcgaaagtggagacaaatttgaccccaataactacagtGGGATATGTGAAAATCATCTGCATCATCATTAACatcagactcatacatttcctcagtgaaaacaatgtacagagcaaatgtcaaattggctttttactaAATTACAGATGACAAATGACATATTTACCCTGAATTCCCTtactgacaaacaaacaaaacaaaacaaaggcgAAGTTttttcatgctttgttgatttcaaaaaagtttttgactcaatttggcatgaggttttgttatacaaattgatggaaagaggTGTTGGAGggaaaacatacgacattataaaatctatgtacacaaacaagtgtgcggttaacaTTGGCAACAGAAAgtacacacatttctttccacagggtcgtgggatgagacagggatgcagcttgagccccaccctcttcaacatttatatcaacaaattggtgatggcactagaacagtctgcagcacccggcctcaaccCTGCAAGAATCTGAAATccaatgtctactgtttgctgatgatctggtgcttctgtccccaaccaaggagggcctacagcagcacctacagTGCCTGGCAAAAGTAGTCACCCCCCTTAGCATTCCTCCTATTTCATTGCATTAcagcctgtaatttaaatagattttttttggatttcatgtaatggatatacacaaaatagtccaaattggtgaagtgaaatgaaaaataacttgttttaaaaaattacaaaaacattgcaaacggaaaagtggtgcgtgcatatgaaTTCACCCCCTTTGCCATGGAGCTCCTAAATAAGgtatggtgcaaccaattaccttcagaagtcacataattagttaaataaagtcctaCCTGGTGTGAAAtagggaagagactcagggggtatgctaatttgatatagagcagaccaaacccactctattaaattattcaaaaaaggaacattttacatctgttTAGAAATTAATAAGGGCATTATCTCTACAGAGAAAAATTTACCAGACCACACATGTGCCCAATAGTTTACCCTGTTTTTACCTTGCTCTTCCTCAGGTTAACAGCTGTCTTTTTGGCCTGGTGCTGCAGTGCAGATGTGGTCAGAGACCTGCATAATAGATGGGAGGTTAACATTTAAACATTTATGATTGAGTGCTCTTCTGTCCCCCTGATAAATAAAGATTCTTTGCTCAATCCCTTCAAAAGTATTGACACTCATGTTCTCTCTCCTGCATAGCAATGTCCACCACATTCTCCCCTGTCTAAGTCTGTCTATATCCTCCCTCTTCAAACTCCAAAAAGGTAAATATCATCTGTTAAATCTGAATTTGCTGACTGCTGTGAATTATTTATCAacatggagagagaagcagctctaTAAAAAGCTCTACTGACTGCTTCTCTCTCGCTGAATTATTCTCCTGATGATCATTCTTACTCGGTGTATCTGTCTCTTGGCAAATGGACAGCACTACAAACATAATAAATCAGAGTTGGTAGATTTGGTACACTGACTTTTGTCAGATCCCCTAAACTCATTGTGGTTTCTGTGGTTTTATTTCTGCTCGACAATCTCATTCCCTGTCCCGTCCAATGGCACTGGGGACTTCCCTAGCAAAGCAGGCTGAAGAACAGAGGAACATTATTTGGCTGATTGCTCTTCCATAACAATCAATGACACAGAACTGAGATTGAGTGGAAACCATTCTCTGTGAATGTTTTAGATCATTCCTGTCATTTCCCTCTCTCAGCAATTGTGAGGGATCCAAGGCAGAACACTAAAACAACAGTAGTATATTTGAACATAATTTCAATAAATAATGTTAAGAATTGAATGCCTGTTATGCATTTTATTGATTACCACTTCAGGAGCTTATTCTCCACTACCCACTGCTCATTTTGTGTTCCAGCATAAACACTTAAAGATTGTTCTTAGCTTACAAAGTGCTACTTGAACCGTTATGTAATATTGTGAACAATCCTTTTCTAAGCCATTCTCTGTAAGTACCTTATCTTTTGAGAAGTTCTCTCTATACAAATATTAAACCTATTAAAGCAGAACGAATTTCCCTGAAGACAGGCTGTTAGACATAAAACATCTATCATCCAAATTTCCCCAAGTACATGCATTCAACGTTGTATATCTCGTGGAAGGATGAATTAGTATgaataaatgtaaaatatatcaatcatcatttgaatatgttggtaacctgttATATAAAAGTGATAATTCCTTCGAAggcggtgtttggaggatatattggcatggtttCGTCTCAGGCCTAACAACACTCATGACAATATATCCTCCTAACACTAGCTTATCAGGCATTATCACTTATGTGACCATGTTAAAAATGTATACTAGATATAAGTATGGTATAATGCTCTCTAACTGTTATTTTGTGTCCCACTGAGTGTATACGCTGTACAGAGTGTTAAAGGACATTTACTCTGTAGAATTGTCAATATTAAAGTTTTCAGATGAACAATTTTGTAATCGTTGCTAAAGAGCTGACCAATTTTGTTTATGTAGAGATCATAATACAGTGAGCCAAATAAACAAGCACAATAACAGTAACACAATATTCGTCAGGTACAGATTTGAAGAAAAAAATTGCCACATAGGAAGAAAtctaatcaaatccaattgtattggtcgtatacacatatttagctgttattgcaggtgtagcgagaTGAGTGTGTACAGGCAATGGATTTTCCATGTCATAGACATTGTGTATATGACTCTGTGCATTCCTATCATCCCTCCTCAgcaccctcctccacacacacctctctccctctgttcgaTCGATTATTCATCACTGTTTCTCCGAGTGCAGAGCAATTGCAAGCGCACTGCTGCCTAGCATGATTTCCACTGGGACTCTTTCAGGGACCATTCCCATCTCAGTTGGAAATTAGAATATGATTACAGAGAGAAATTAATCACAGCTTTATacttgctacacacacacacgcatacacaaacACAAGCACGCATGCACGAGCACCCACACACATAGCATCCTATAGGGCATGCAGTGTAACCCCTCATGGGCTCTTGTGATTGGTGTTTTATGGCGAGCATAAAAACACTGCTATAAATCCCTATGGACAAATCTCTGGACATTATGCAGTGGGATAAGTTACATACATTGACTCATGCTAATCTATACTAAGATATCAAGAACAATTCAGAATCATTAAATAATAACTAAGATTCAAATGCTCTTTTACTGTCATGTTGTTTTTTATATTTCAACTTCCATTAAAGAtagatatatggagagaacgTAAGATGGGAAAAACAAGAAAAGTCAAACTGCTCATCCAGTCACTGGATCCTCCAGGGAACCAATCTCATGTTGAAATATCATGTTTCAAGTGCACCCTGCCATACAATGGTCTTATGACCTTTTGAAAAGAGACAATATCATAACATGCAGAAACAGGGGGCGGGTAAGCAGAAAATGGGATGAACGGGACTTCCAGCCCCTACATAACCCTGTTTTTTGTGTGTCTGGATCCAACAGAGAAAGAAGTCCCTAGGGAGGAAGCGAGGCCATAGGGTTAGAGAATATTGATTTGAATAGAGTGGCACCCTACATGCAGACCAGAGGGAAGGAGAACGTAACAAACAACTCTTCTGCTTCAATTCAATGTAAGGGCAGTCAGTGTTTTGTTGGGGGAAAGATATGGGCAGGGTCAAAACTCTCAATAACCAACTACAGTATGTTTTCTGTGGCTGACAAAACAATAATTCATGATGCACATTGCCCTTTGCAGGTACAAACAGACAAGATAATTGTGTAGATTGCCTCTTGTAGACTGGAAATCTTTAGTACCATTATTGGAGATTTTGAGAGTATGATTGATTTGAAACAATTAGTTAAAGGTCAAACAATCACTCGACCAGTACCCTTTCTATCACATTTATATTCAACACAATTAATGACAGAACAAAAACAAAAATCTCTTGACTTGTTCATTGGATCAATTCACCACGGGTGACTGGGACATGTGAAAGCATAGCATCCAGTCTGTTTACCAGCCCATCCAACCCTGTGTTTTAGTGTCGGATCAGGATGCATatgggagagaggacaaagaCTGAATAGTGTTTGTGTGTTATGTATCATTGTGCGCAGTACTGTACAATGTCCCAGTAATCATCTCAAATACATCCCTATTGAGCACACAATATGAATCATTTTATCTCAATACTCCAAGGCTATGCCACTTGTATCAGCAATGCTTTTCCTGTCTTTTCAAGGTCAGTCCACACACTGAGCATctcattctcctcctcttttATTACTTAGCCATCTGTCCTCTTGACacatacacaat
This sequence is a window from Oncorhynchus gorbuscha isolate QuinsamMale2020 ecotype Even-year linkage group LG01, OgorEven_v1.0, whole genome shotgun sequence. Protein-coding genes within it:
- the LOC124006358 gene encoding serine/threonine-protein kinase H1 homolog; this translates as MGCRTSKVLPEPPGDVQLDLVKKVDPLQTDIYKHFIRGDGSGSKMRGEKTGSPLPQAAFSAAQAPTNTGQPEASDPRRNKVAKYRAKFDPRVTAKYDIKALIGRGSFSRVVRVEHKSTRQPYAIKMIETRYREGREVCESELCVLRRVRHTNIIQLMEVFETAERVYMVMELATGGELFDRIIARGSFTERDATRVLQMVLDGVKYLHTLGITHRDLKPENLLYYHPGADSKIMVTDFGLASTRKKGDECLMKTTCGTPEYIAPEILVRKPYTNAVDMWALGVISYILLSGTMPFEDDNRMRLYRQILKGKYSFSGEPWPSVSNLAKDFIDRVLTVDSSERLTAGQALKHPWIVSMAASSSMKNLQRSISQNLLKRASSRCHSTKSAQSTRSSRSTKSNKARRAREKELRELNRRYQQQYNG